One Echeneis naucrates chromosome 1, fEcheNa1.1, whole genome shotgun sequence DNA segment encodes these proteins:
- the LOC115045806 gene encoding monocyte to macrophage differentiation factor 2-like → MNLVRFMNNRVPPNKRYQPTEYEHAANCATHALWIIPSLLGSSLLHFQSEDQWERLSAWVYGAGLSSLFIISTLFHTVAWKKSHLRSVEHCFHMCDRMVIYFFIAASYAPWLNLRELGPWACHMRWLVWVMASFGTTYVFFFHERYKLMELICYLVMGIFPALVILSMPEQSGLYELLVGGACYCLGMVFFKSDGIVPFAHAIWHLFVAMGAAIHYYAIWKYLYAQPPNQVQTSR, encoded by the exons ATGAATCTAGTAAG GTTTATGAACAACCGTGTTCCTCCTAACAAGAGATACCAGCCCACAGAGTATGAGCATGCTGCCAACTGTGCCACACATGCG TTATGGATAATACCCAGTCTGCTGGGCAGCTCGCTGTTGCACTTCCAGTCGGAGGACCAATGGGAGCGGCTGTCGGCCTGGGTATACGGGGCGGGGCTCAGCTCGCTCTTCATCATCTCCACCCTGTTTCACACTGTGGCCTGGAAGAAGAGCCACTTACG GTCTGTGGAGCACTGTTTCCACATGTGTGACAGGATGGTCATCTATTTCTTCATTGCCGCCTCCTACGCCCCCTG GCTGAATCTGCGGGAGCTGGGTCCCTGGGCGTGCCACATGCGCTGGCTGGTCTGGGTCATGGCCTCTTTTGGCACCACCTATGTCTTCTTCTTCCACGAGAG GTATAAGCTCATGGAGTTGATATGCTACCTGGTGATGGGAATTTTTCCTGCCTTGGTCATCCTCTCAATG CCGGAGCAGTCAGGGCTGTATGAGCTTCTGGTGGGAGGAGCCTGCTACTGTCTGGGGATGGTCTTCTTCAAAAGTGATGGCATCGTCCCGTTCGCTCATGCGATTTGGCACCTCTTTGTAGCCATGGGAGCAGCCATACACTACTACGCCATCTGGAAGTACCTCTATGCCCAGCCACCCAATCAGGTTCAGACCTCCAGATGA